Proteins encoded in a region of the Bubalus bubalis isolate 160015118507 breed Murrah chromosome 9, NDDB_SH_1, whole genome shotgun sequence genome:
- the LOC102396628 gene encoding LOW QUALITY PROTEIN: cyclin-C-like (The sequence of the model RefSeq protein was modified relative to this genomic sequence to represent the inferred CDS: inserted 1 base in 1 codon), which yields MAGNFWQSSHYLQWILDKQDLLKERXKDLKFLSEEKYWKLQIFFTNVIQALGEHLKLRQQIIATATVYFKRFYARYSLKSIDPILMAPTCVFLASKVEEFGVVSNTRLIAAATCVLKTRFSYAFPKEFPYKMNHVLECEFYLLELMECCLIVYHPYRPLLQYVQDMGQEDMLLPLAWRIVNDTYRMDLCLLYPPFMIALACLHVACVVQQKDARQWFAELSVDMEKILEIIRVILKLYEQWKKCDERKEMATILSKMLKPKPPPNSEGQQGPDGSQNSSYSQS from the exons ATGGCAGGGAACTTTTGGCAGAGCTCCCACTATTTACAATGGATTTTGGATAAACAAGATCTGTTGAAGGAAC CAAAAGATTTAAAGTTTCTCTCTGAAGAAAAGTATTGGAAATTACAGATATTTTTTACAAATGTTATCCAAGCATTAGGTGAACATCTTAAATTAAGACAACAAATCATTGCCACTGCTACGGTTTATTTCAAGAGATTCTATGCAAGGTATTCTCTGAAAAGTATAGATCCTATATTAATGGCTCCTACATGTGTGTTTTTGGCATCCAAAGTAGAGGAATTTGGAGTAGTCTCAAATACAAGattgattgctgctgctacttGTGTTTTGAAAACTAGATTTTCATATGCCTTTCCAAAGGAATTTCCTTATAAGATGAACCATGTATTAGAATGTGAATTCTATCTTTTAGAATTAATGGAGTGTTGCTTAATAGTGTATCATCCTTATAGACCTTTGCTCCAGTATGTGCAGGACATGGGCCAAGAAGACATGTTGCTTCCCCTTGCATGGAGGATAGTGAATGATACCTACAGAATGGATCTTTGCCTACTGTATCCTCCTTTCATGATAGCTTTAGCTTGCCTGCATGTAgcctgtgttgtacagcagaaagatGCCAGACAGTGGTTTGCTGAGCTTTCTGTGGATATGgagaaaattttggaaataatcaGGGTTATTTTAAAGTTGTATGAGCAGTGGAAAAAATGTGATGAGAGAAAAGAGATGGCAACTATTCTTAGTAAGATGCTGAAACCAAAACCTCCTCcaaacagtgaaggacagcagGGTCCAGATGGAAGTCAGAACTCTAGCTACAGCCAATCTTAA